A region of Sparus aurata chromosome 8, fSpaAur1.1, whole genome shotgun sequence DNA encodes the following proteins:
- the hal gene encoding histidine ammonia-lyase, with the protein MPRFTVHIRDEWLAVPCRDTTNTIQWLGQESLKRYIKNKPDNGGITAVKDTRFVVRRCQSLGLLDADDTIEDVLEDNDFVELAIEGDTMSPDFIPCEPGVSHLTAAYREPGEYISLDGNSLTSTDLVNLGRGLYKIKLTAEAERKVVQARELLDTIVKENKVVYGITTGFGKFARTVIPVSKLKELQENLVRSHSAGVGNPLSPERTRMLLALRINVLAKGHSGISLETLHAMIQAFNASCLSFVPEKGTVGASGDLAPLSHLALGLMGEGKMWSPKSGWADAKYVLEAHGLKPISLKPKEGLALINGTQMITSMGAEAVERALAIAQQADIIAALTLEVLKGTTKAFDSDIHTLRPHPGQIEVAQRFRSLLDSDHHPSQIAESHRFCDRVQDAYTMRCCPQVHGVTNDTIKFVQNIINTEINSATDNPMVFAERGETISGGNFHGEYPAKALDFLAIAVHELASISERRIERLCNPSLSELPAFLVNEGGLNSGFMIAHCTAAALVSENKVLCHPSSVDSLSTSAATEDHVSMGGWAARKALRVIEHVEQVLAIELLAACQGIEFLRPLRTTTPLEKVYELVRSVVKPWIKDRFMSPDIEAVHRLLIDQKVWNVAKPYIDKYQSEYIPESRPVSPTAFSLDSPASPRKRVRHE; encoded by the exons ATGCCTCGTTTTACTGTCCACATCCGAGATGAGTGGCTGGCAGTGCCCTGCCGGGATACCACCAACACCATTCAGTGGCTCGGGCAAGAATCTCTCAAACGTTACATAAAGAACAAACCGGACAACGGCGGCATCACGGCTGTGAAGGACACTCGTTTTGTGGTGCGCAGGTGCCAGAGTTTGGGTTTGTTGGACGCGGATGACACCATCGAGGATGTACTGGAGGATAATGACTTTGTTGAGCTGG CTATTGAAGGAGACACCATGTCTCCTGACTTCATCCCCTGTGAACCTGGAGTTTCTCATCT TACAGCAGCATACAGAGAACCAGGAGAA TATATCTCCCTGGACGGGAACAGCCTTACATCGACAGATCTCGTCAATTTAGGAAGGGGACTCTACAAGATAAAG ctgacTGCAGAGGCAGAAAGGAAGGTTGTGCAAGCCAGAGAACTTTTGGACACCATcgtcaaagaaaacaaag TTGTCTATGGAATCACAACAGGTTTTGGGAAATTTGCCCGAACTGTCATTCCTGTCAGCAAACTCAA ggagctgcaggagaacTTGGTGCGCTCACACTCAGCAG GTGTGGGAAACCCGCTGAGCCCAGAAAGAACCCGCATGCTGCTCGCACTGAGGATCAATGTTCTGGCCAAAGGGCACAGCGGAATTTCTCTGGAAACCCTTCATGCCATGATCCAAGCATTCAACG CCTCCTGCCTCTCCTTCGTCCCAGAGAAGGGAACAGTGGGTGCTAGTGGCGACCTGGCACCCCTTTCTCACCTGGCCCTGGGGCTGATGGGAGAGGGTAAAATGTGGTCTCCCAAGAGCGGATGGGCAGATGCCAAATAT GTCCTGGAGGCACATGGACTGAAGCCAATATCACTGAAGCCTAAAGAG GGTCTTGCTCTGATTAACGGGACCCAGATGATCACCTCTATGGGGGCGGAAGCTGTGGAGCGAGCCCTGGCGATCGCTCAACAGGCAGACATCATTGCTGCTCTGACTCTAGAGGTGCTAAAAGGAACCACCAAGGCCTTTGACAGTG ACATCCACACACTGCGTCCCCACCCAGGCCAGATAGAGGTGGCCCAACGCTTCCGCTCGTTGCTGGACTCTGATCACCATCCGTCCCAGATAGCAG AGAGCCACCGCTTCTGTGACAGAGTCCAGGATGCCTACACTATGCGGTGTTGCCCTCAG GTTCATGGAGTCACCAATGATACAATAAAATTTGTCCAGAACATCATCAATACAGAAATCAACAGTGCCACCGACAATCCT ATGGTATTTGCAGAAAGAGGTGAGACCATTTCAGGTGGGAATTTCCATGGTGAATACCCAGCAAAG GCTCTGGACTTTTTAGCCATTGCAGTCCATGAGCTGGCCTCAATCAGTGAGAGGAGGATTGAAAGGTTGTGTAACCCGTCTCTGAGTGAGCTGCCTGCCTTCCTCGTCAATGAGGGAGGACTCAACTCAGGATTCATGATTGCTCAttgcactgctgctgctttgg TTTCAGAGAATAAGGTTTTGTGTCATCCATCTTCTGTGGACTCCTTGTCCACCAGTGCTGCCACAGAAGACCATGTGTCCATGGGAGGCTGGGCTGCGAGGAAGGCCCTGAGGGTCATTGAACATGTGGAGCaag TTCTTGCTATAGAGCTGTTGGCGGCCTGTCAGGGTATCGAGTTCCTCCGCCCCCTTCGTACCACAACTCCACTGGAGAAGGTCTATGAACTTGTGCGCAGTGTTGTCAA ACCATGGATCAAAGACAGATTCATGTCTCCAGACATTGAAGCTGTTCACCGTCTTCTAATTGACCAGAAG GTGTGGAATGTGGCCAAACCATATATTGACAAGTATCAGTCAGAGTACATCCCAGAGTCCCGTCCCGTCTCTCCTACTGCCTTCTCTCTGGACTCTCCAGCATCACCGAGGAAGCGTGTTCGCCATGAGTGA
- the LOC115586284 gene encoding ETS domain-containing protein Elk-3, protein MDSAITLWQFLLQLLLDQSHKHLICWTSTDGEFKLLKSEEVAKLWGLRKNKTNMNYDKLSRALRYYYDKNIIKKVIGQKFVYKFVSFPEILKMDPQAVEMGLASGRFPLQEGEASELEVEEEEEEEGEEEAQRRTLAALGAQQCRNDYLRSGLYSSFSISSLQNQPELLRALREHQEEPRSVIRFGTNAGDRSSPPSVKPESFISPRLSKLHSPSSPHTQPSQSGRSWSPAVKEEEEEDSDQSAQPLNLSSGHRERALQPPERSSSSGRRSATTCSSSNQGDGLPPKSKKPKALEISAPSLLLAGSDIGSIALNSPALPSGSLTPAFFTAQTPSGLLLAHSPLLSGIHFWSSLSPVAPLSPARLQGHSSLFQFPSLINGHMPVPLPNLEGTPSSLLLSPTTHKS, encoded by the exons ATGGACAGTGCCATCACTCTGTGGCagttcctgctgcagctgctgctggaccaAAGTCACAAGCACCTGATATGCTGGACGTCCACAGACGGAGAGTTCAAGCTCCTCAAATCGGAGGAAGTGGCGAAGCTGTGGGGGCTGCGCAAGAACAAGACCAACATGAACTACGACAAGCTGAGCAGAGCCCTGCGCTACTACTATGACAAG AACATCATCAAGAAGGTGATTGGCCAGAAGTTTGTCTATAAGTTTGTATCCTTCCCTGAGATCCTGAAGATGGACCCCCAGGCGGTGGAGATGGGCCTGGCTTCTGGACGGTTTCCCCTCCAGGAAGGAGAGGCCTCTGAGCTGGaggtagaagaagaggaggaagaggaaggggaggaggaggcccAGAGGAGGACACTGGCAGCGCTGGGGGCGCAGCAGTGTCGGAACGACTACCTCCGCTCAGGTCTCTACTCCTCCTTCAGCATCAGCTCCCTGCAGAACCAGCCCGAGCTGCTCCGTGCTCTGCGGGAGCACCAGGAGGAGCCGCGCTCCGTCATCCGCTTTGGCACAAACGCCGGTGACAGGAGCTCCCCTCCTTCTGTCAAACCCGAGTCCTTCATCTCCCCCAGGTTATCCAAACTCCACTCCCCGTCCTCTCCCCACACTCAACCCTCTCAGTCCGGTCGAAGCTGGAGCCCTGCAgtcaaggaggaggaggaggaggactctGACCAGAGCGCTCAGCCCCTCAACCTCTCCTCTGGGCACAGGGAGCGAGCCCTGCAGCCtccagagaggagcagcagcagtggcagaCGTAGCGCTACTACTTGTAGTAGTAGTAACCAAGGAGATGGACTCCCACCAAAAAGCAAAAAGCCCAAAGCTCTGGAGATCTCCGCCCCGTCCCTGCTGCTCGCAGGGAGCGACATTGGCTCCATTGCCCTCAACAGTCCGGCACTGCCGTCTGGCTCCCTCACTCCTGCCTTCTTCACAGCACAG ACTCCCTCTGGTTTGCTGCTGGCTCACAGTCCGCTGTTGTCAGGCATCCACTTCTGGAGCAGCTTGAGCCCCGTCGCCCCGCTCAGCCCCGCCCGGCTGCAGGGCCACAGCTCCCTATTCCAG TTCCCCAGCCTAATCAACGGACACATGCCTGTCCCCCTGCCAAACCTGGAAGGAacaccctcctctctgctcctgtcCCCCACCACCCACAAATCCTGA